One Pseudorasbora parva isolate DD20220531a chromosome 4, ASM2467924v1, whole genome shotgun sequence genomic region harbors:
- the aimp1a gene encoding aminoacyl tRNA synthase complex-interacting multifunctional protein 1a — protein MFLVRSLYRMSGHTPSLMRLEQKAAEADQLIEYLKQQVQLLKEKAIVQATVKEEKKLMVENAKLKKDIEDLKKQVLEMERRRGVKEVAMVSAEPSVQCVSKPTAAEPPAPAAPSLPATKTPSAKNNDDTKKMKAEKKGEKKEKKPAAPPQEEPKVDVSRLDLRVGRIISAEKHPDADSLYVEQVDVGEAAPRTVVSGLVKHIPLEQMQNRMAVLLCNLKPAKMRGVLSQAMVMCASSPEKVEILDPPSGAVAGDRVSVQGFPGEPDKELNPKKKVWEQVQPDLRTDGQCVATYKGAAFEVAGKGVCKAQTMSNSSIK, from the exons AT GTTCCTGGTACGATCTCTTTACAGGATGTCAGGCCACACACCCTCACTCATGAGACTGGAACAGAAGGCCGCGGAGGCTGACCAGCTCATCGAATACCTCAAGCAGCAGGTCCAGCTGCTGAAGGAGAAGGCCA tTGTGCAGGCCACAGTGAAAGAGGAGAAGAAACTGATGGTGGAGAACGCCAAGCTCAAGAAGGACATTGAGGACCTGAAGAAACAAGTTTTAGAAATGGAAAGAAGGAGAGGAG TGAAAGAGGTGGCTATGGTTTCAGCGGAGCCCAGCGTCCAGTGTGTCTCTAAACCGACAGCCGCAGAGCCACCTGCCCCAGCAGCCCCTTCTCTTCCCGCCACAAAAACCCCATCAGCCAAAAACAACGATGACACAAAAAAGATGAAAGCAGAGAAGAAGG GTGAGAAGAAAGAGAAGAAGCCAGCGGCGCCTCCTCAGGAAGAGCCGAAAGTAGACGTGTCTCGATTGGATCTGCGAGTGGGCCGTATCATCAGCGCAGAAAAGCACCCTGACGCCGACTCTCTCTACGTTGAGCAGGTGGATGTGGGCGAAGCGGCTCCACGCACTGTTGTCAGTGGCCTGGTCAAACACATCCCTCTGGAGCAG ATGCAGAATCGTATGGCTGTGCTTCTATGCAACCTGAAGCCTGCTAAGATGAGAGGCGTGCTGTCTCAGGCCATGGTCATGTGTGCCAGCTCTCCGGAGAAAGTTGAAATCCTGGATCCCCCGAGTGGAGCCGTGGCTGGAGACAGGGTTTCCGTCCAGGGCTTCCCAG GTGAGCCTGACAAGGAGCTGAACCCCAAGAAGAAAGTGTGGGAGCAGGTCCAGCCAGATTTGCGCACCGATGGCCAATGTGTGGCCACTTACAAGGGAGCTGCCTTCGAGGTCGCTGGCAAAGGAGTGTGCAAAGCTCAGACAATGAGTAACAGCAGTATCAAATAA